Proteins encoded within one genomic window of Thunnus albacares chromosome 13, fThuAlb1.1, whole genome shotgun sequence:
- the tmigd1 gene encoding transmembrane and immunoglobulin domain-containing protein 1, which translates to MMLMFRSPLFLLLLYCATQTLGVKIESVPGVNSEGFIETELKKTVSLFCSSEADEELVWLRNGALVNLMEGNNKGRSSVCVTPVIYEDNDATFTCHLGRNTTVRDSVTLNVTYPPALSGSEEVAVEDAAMLVLRCDIWANPPVSSVSWTLNGSAVDLLGGGFTVTNDGFTSQLTTNRVFESLHEGTYQCTAISSVYGEYSKAFHVTVTEKTMKFPLMPMIAALVVVCLTALLAVVSRWDKITKCCK; encoded by the exons ATGATGTTGATGTTCAGATCCCCTCTTTTCCTTTTGCTCCTCTACTGTGCAACCCAGACATTAG GTGTCAAGATCGAGTCTGTCCCAGGCGTCAACAGTGAGGGATTTATAGAGACAGAGCTGAAGAAGACAGTGTCTCTGTTCTGCAGCTCTGAGGCTGATGAGGAGCTGGTCTGGCTCAGGAATGGCGCTTTGGTCAATCTGATGGAAGGAAATAACAAGGGTCGCAGCAGCGTGTGTGTCACACCCGTCATCTATGAAGACAACGATGCAACTTTCACCTGCCACCTCGGCAGAAATACCACAGTTAGGGACTCAGTTACCCTGAATGTCACAT ATCCCCCAGCACTCTCTGGCTCAGAGGAGGTTGCAGTAGAAGATGCAGCCATGCTTGTCCTGCGGTGTGATATCTGGGCCAATCCACCAGTCTCATCTGTGTCCTGGACTCTAAATGGAAGCGCAGTGGATCTATTAGGAGGTGGCTTCACAGTGACCAATGATGGCTTTACAAGCCAGCTAACCACCAACAGGGTGTTTGAAAGCTTGCATGAAGGCACGTATCAGTGCACAGCAATCTCCTCAGTCTATGGAGAGTACAGCAAGGCCTTCCATGTCACAGTAACAG AAAAGACCATGAAGTTCCCGCTGATGCCTATGATAGCAGCgctggtggtggtgtgtcttaCTGCGCTTCTTGCGGTTGTTTCACGCTGGGACAAAATTACAAAG TGCTGCAAGTAA